A stretch of DNA from Cellulomonas fengjieae:
CCACGTGTGCACCTGGTCGGCGCCGTCCTCGCGCAGGGTGTCGACCGCGGCGGCCAGCAGGCGTGAGCCGTGCCCCACGCGCTGCTGGGCGGGTTCCACCTCCAGGGCCAGGATCGCCCCGCCCGGGGCGTCGAACGGTCGGTCCTCGGGCGCCGGGACGGGCGCGACGGAGACGACCCCGACGACGGTGGGCCCGTCGCACGCCACCAGCACGCGGAAGCCGGCACCCGGGGGCGTGACGACGGCGGCCGCCCACTGCGCCTGGACCGCGGCCTGGTCGAGCAGGTCGAGGGCGCCCTCGCCGAGCACCTCGCCGTGCGAGGCACGCCACGCGGCGATCTGGATGCGGGCGATCGCCTCCTCGTCGCCGGGGACCGCGGGGCGCACGGAGACGTCGGCGTTGTCGGTGAACAAGGGCATCAGAGGACTCCCACCGGTTCGGGCTGCTCGTCGGCCACGACCGCCTTGGCGGGGTGCTTGGCGGAGATCCGATCGATCCAGGCCAGCGCCATGGCGGACCCGATGAACGCGAGGTGGATGACCGTCTGCCAGAGCAGCGTGTCGAACCCGGTGTCCTTGGACAGGATCTTCTCGGCGTCGATGAAGCTCTTGAGCAGGTGGATCGAGGAGATGCCGATGATCGACATCGCGAGCTTGGTCTTCAGGACGTTCGCGTTGACGTGCGACAGCCACTCGGGCTGGTCGGGGTGGTCGTCGAGCTTGATCCGGGACACGAAGGTCTCGTAGCCGCCGACGATGACCATGATCAGCAGGTTCGCGATCATCACCACGTCCACGAGGCCGAGGACGGCGAGCATGATGTCCGCCTCGCTCAGCCCGTGGCCCATGAACACCTCGTGGAAGATGTGCCACAGCTCGAGCATGAACTGCCAGACGTAGATCGCCTGGGCGACGATCAACCCGAGGTACAGGGGTACCTGGAGCCAGCGGGAGAAGAAGATGAGCGAGCCGAGCTGGTTGCCACGGGTCGTAGGAGCGGCCACGGGGTCCTTCCGGGAAGAGTCGGGGCCCGTCGCGTGCGATCGCGGCAGGGACGGGGGTGTGCGGACGTCCAACGGCTCAGACCGCCGGAACGTGCCCATGATCTCAGGGCATTCCGAGTGCGCGGAGCACGGCGGCAGTGACGGCCGCGAGCAGGACGACGACGATGAAGGGCGCGCGCATGGCCAGCGCGACCCCGGCGACCACGAGGGCGGGCAGCCGCGCGTCGACGACCAGGTCCGTGCCGCTCGTCGCCGTCTGCACGGCGACGAGGGCGGACAGCAGGGCGACCGTCACCAGGGCGGCCGTGCGGGCCACGCGCGGTTCGGCGAGCCAGTGCTCGGGCAGCAGGTGCCCGACCAGCTTGAGCGCGAAGACGACCGCGCTCGCGACGAGCAGCGCGACCCAGACACCGGCCGGGCTCATGCGGTCCCCGGGGCGCGCGACACCGCGCCCGCGACGATCGCGACGAGTGCCGCCAGCAGCACGGGGATGCCCGCCGGGACCACCGGGGTCAGGGCCAGTGCGACCACCACGGCACCGGCCGCCACGGTCTGCGGGAGGCGTGAGCCGGGGCCGGTGACGCGCGGCCACACCAGCGCGAGGAACGCGGCTGCCGCGGCGGCGTCGAGGCCGTACCTCGCGGGGTCGCCCATCCGGTCGCCGACGAGCGCGCCCAGCAGGGTGAACACGTTCCACAGCACGAACACGCCGACGCCGGTCCACCAGAAGCCGAGCCTGGCGGCGTGCGGGGCACGATGAGCGGTCGCGACGGCCGTCGACTCGTCGATGGTCAGCTGCGCCGCGAGGAGACGTCGCCAGCCGCGGGCGTCCAGCAGCGGCGAGACCTGCGGCCCGTAGAGCCCGTTGCGGACCCCGAGCAGCCCCGCCGTCGCGATAGCCGCCCCCGCCAGCCCACCGGCACCGACCACGCCGACGAACGCGAACTGCGAGCCTCCCGAGAACATCAGCAGGCTGAGCGCGACCGCCTGCGGGACGCTCAGGCCGGCGGCGACGGCCAGTGCACCGAACGAGACGCCGTAGAGCCCGGTCGCGAGGGAGACCGAGACGGCCTGGCGGACGGCCGCCCGTCCCTCGTCGTCCCTCGTCACGCGGGCCACTGTGGCACAGGCCGGCCCGGCCGGGTCAGAGGGCGACGTACACGCTGTCGAGGTACTCCTCGAGGCCGGCCTCGCCGCCCTCGCGGCCCAGTCCCGACGACTTCACGCCCCCGAAGGGGGCGCTCGCGTCCGAGACCATGCCCCGGTTGACGCCGAGCATGCCGGTCTCCACCGACTCGGCCAGCCGCATGACGCGGGAGATGTCGCGCGTGTACGCGTACGCGACGAGCCCGAACGGCGTGGAGTTCGCCATCGTCACGGCCTCCGTCTCGGAGCCGAAGGTGACGACGGGAGCCACGGGTCCGAAGATCTCCTCGGTGACCACCCGCAGGTCCTGCGACACCCGGTCCAGCACGGTGGGCGCGTAGAAGTAGCCTCGCCGGTCCGGGCGGTCGCCGCCGATGCGCACCCGGGCGCCAGCGTCGACCGCCTCGGCCACGACCTCCTCGACGCGGTCGACCGCCGAGGCCTCGATGAGCGGGCCGACGGTGGTGTCCTCCTCGGCGCCGTGCCCGACGACCAGCCGGTCGAAGGCGGCGGTGAGCCCGGCGGTGAACTCCTCGGCCACGGACTCGTGCACCAGGAACCGGTTGGCGGCCACGCAGGTCTGGCCCGAGTTGCGCATCTTCGCCTGCACGGCGCCCTGCACCGCGGCGGGGATGTCGGCGTCCTCGAAGACCAGGAACGGGGCGTTCCCGCCCAGCTCCATGGACGTGCGCAGGATGTTGTCCGCCGACGCCTTGAGCAGCGCGGCACCCACCTCGGTGGACCCCGTGAACGAGAGCTTTCGCAGCCGCGGGTCGGCCAGCAGAGGGCCGGAGATGGTCCGCGCCGACGACGACGGCACGACGTTGACGACGCCGGTCGGCAGGTCGCGCGCCTCGAGCTCCTCGCGGATGATCTCGGCGACATAGGCGGTGGTCAGCGGCGTCAGCTGCGCGGGCTTGATGACGACCGTGCAGCCGGCGGCCAGCGCGGGTGCGACCTTGCGGGCGATCATCGCGATCGGGAAGTTCCACGGCGTGATCAGCAGGGCGGGGCCGACCGGTCGTCGCATGACCAGCTGGTGGTTCGTCCCCGACGGCGCGCGGCGCGCGAGCCCGTCGACGCGGACGGCCTGCTCGGAGTACCACCGGACGTAGTCGGCGCCGTACGCGACCTCGGCGCGCGACTCGGCCAGGGGCTTGCCGCCCTCGGCGGTCACCAGCGCGGCGATGTCCTCGGTGCGCGCGGTCAGGGTCTCGAAGACGGCACGCAGCAGCTCGGCCCGCACCCGGGGGGCGGTGGCGCGCCACTCGGGGAACGCCGCGTCGGCCGCGGTGAGGGCGTCGAGCGCGTCCTGCTCGCCGCCGTCCGCGACGTCGAACAGCGTCTCGGTCGTCGCCGGGTCCGCGACCTCGAAGGTGCGTCCGGTGCTGGCCGGGCGCCACGAGCCGCCGATCAGCAGACCGGTGGGCACGTGCGCGGCGACGGTCGGGGGCAGAGACGGCGGCGTCATACCGGGAAGTATGTCGCGCAGAGGCCGCCGACGCACTGAGGAGCCGGACCGGCGCCGTCTGGGGTCGGACCTACGATGTCGGCCATGACGGACGTCGGTGTGCCTTCCCCCTACGAGGACCTCCTGCGCCTCGTCCTCGAGACCGGCACCCCGAAGGCGGACCGCACCGGGACGGGGACGCGCAGCGTGTTCGGCCACCAGATGCGCTTCGACCTGTCGGCGGGCTTCCCACTGGTCACCACCAAGCGCGTGCACCTGCGCTCGATCGTCCACGAGCTGCTCTGGTTCCTGCGCGGCGAGTCGAACATCGCCTACCTGCACGAGAACAAGGTGACGATCTGGGACGAGTGGGCGGACGCGGACGGTGAGCTGGGCCCGGTGTACGGCGTGCAGTGGCGCAGCTGGCCGACGCCCGACGGCGGGCACGTCGACCAGATCACCGAGCTGCTGGCCAACCTGCGACGCGACCCCGACTCCCGTCGGCACATCGTCTCCGCGTGGAACGTGGCCGACATCCCGTCGATGGCACTGGCGCCGTGCCACGCGTTCTTCCAGTTCTACGTCGCGGACGGCAGGCTCTCCTGCCAGCTCTACCAGCGCTCCGCGGACCTCTTCCTCGGGGTGCCGTTCAACATCGCGTCCTACGCGCTGCTCACCCACATGGTCGCCCAGCAGGTCGGCCTGGAGGTCGGCGACTTCGTGTGGACCGGCGGCGACTGCCACATCTACGACAACCACCTCGACCAGGTGCGCGAGCAGCTGAGCCGGACGCCGTACCCGGCACCCACGCTCGAGCTGCGCAAGGCCGACTCGTTGTTCGACTACACGTTCGACGACGTGCAGGTCGTCGACTACCTCTACCACCCGGCCATCAAGGCCCCGGTGGCCGTGTGAGCCTGGCGCTGGTCTGGGCGCAGACGCCCACCGGCGTCATCGGGCGCGACGGCACGCTGCCGTGGCACGTGCCCGAGGACCTGGCGCACTTCCGCGACCTGACGCGCGGGCACCCGGTGCTGATGGGCCGCGCGACGTGGGAGTCGCTGCCGCCGCGGTTCCGGCCGCTGCCCGGCCGCGACAACATCGTGCTCACCCGGACGGTCGGGTACGAGGCCGCCGGCGCAGTGGTCGCCCACGGGATCGAGGAGGCGCTGCGGCTGGTCGGGGACCGCGACGGGTGGGTCATCGGCGGGGGAGAGGTCTACCGGGCGCTCCTCCCGCTCGCCCGGCGCGTCGAGGTCACCGTCGTGTCCCTCGACGTCGGCGGCGACACCCGGGCGCCGGAGCTCGACGCGGGGACCTGGCGGCGCAGCGGCGTCGACCCGGATCACGGCTGGAACGTCTCGTCCGCGGGGGGGACGCGCTACCGGTTCGAGACGTACCTGCGGGTCTGAGGTGCGGATCGACCGGACGGCGAGACCGCCCGGGGCGGTACCGTGGCCTCATGCCGCGCATCTCCACGCCCACCCGCCCGTTCGGGTCGGTGCTCACCGCGATGGTCACGCCGATGACCGTGGACGGCGCCGTCGACCTCGCCCAGGCCGTGCGACTCGCCACGAACCTGGTGGACAACGGCCACGACGGGCTCGTGCTCAACGGCACCACGGGTGAGGCGCCGACGACCCACGCCCCCGAGAAGGCCGAGCTCGTCCGGGCCGTCGCCGAGGCCGTCGGGGACCGCGCCTGGGTCCTGGCCGGCGCCGGCTCCAACGACACCGCGCACGCCGTCCGGATGGCCGAGCAGGCCGCCGAGGCCGGTGCGCACGGACTGCTCGTCGTCAGCCCGTACTACTCCCGTCCGTCGCAGGAGGGCGTCCGTCGGCACATCGAGTCGATCGCCGACGCCACGCCGTTGCCCGTCATGCTCTACGACGTCCCAGGCCGCACGGGGGTGCGGTTCGCTCCCGAGACCGTCGCCGCGCTGGCCGAGAACGACCGGGTCGTGGCGATGAAGGACGCCGGCGGGGACTTCTACGCCGCCGCCAAGACGATCGCCGCCACCGGCCTGGGCTGGTACTCCGGCGACGACACCGCGCTGCTCGCCCTGCTCGCCCACGGTGGTGCCGGCATCGTCTCCGTCGTCGGCCACGTAGCCGGTCCGCAGCTCGCCCAGGTGGTCGCCGCGTTCGACGCCGGCGACCACGACGAGGCGCTCCGCATCTTCCGATCGATCATTCCCGCGATCGATGCACTCAACGGCGCCGGCTTCCAGACCGTCGCCGCGAAGGCCGCGCTCCAGGTGCTGGGCGTCCTGCCCGAGCGCTCGGTGCGCCTCCCGCTCGTCCCCGCGTCCGACGACGAGCTCGCGCTGATCCGCGACGGCCTGCGGGCCGCCGGGCTGCTCGAGCTCGCCGTCGGCGACCGCATCTGATCCCACCAGGAGTCCCATGAGTCACCCGCACCCTGAGCTCACCCTGCCCCCGGCCCTCGCCGACGGTGCCCTGCGCATCGTGGCGCTGGGTGGTCTCGGAGAGGTCGGCCGCAACATGGCCGTCCTCGAGCACGCCGGTCGTCTGCTGATCATCGACTGCGGTGTCCTGTTCCCCGAGGACCACCAGCCCGGCGTCGACCTGATCCTGCCCGACTTCGAGTACATCAAGGACCGCCTCGACGACATCGAGGCGATCATCCTCACGCACGGCCACGAGGACCACATCGGGGCGGTGCCGTACCTGCTGCGCCTGCGCAAGAACATCCCGCTGGTCGGCTCCAAGCTCACGCTGGCGTTCATCGACGCGAAGCTCAAGGAGCACCGCATCCAGCCGGTGCTGCGCGAGGTCCGCGAGGGGCAGACCGCGACCTTCGGCGGCTTCGAGTGCGAGTTCATCGCGGTGAACCACTCGATCCCCGACGCCCTCGCCGTCGCGGTGCACACGGCTGCCGGCACGGTCCTGCACACCGGCGACTTCAAGATGGACCAGCTGCCGCTCGACGGCCGGATCACCGACCTGCGCGCGTTCGCGCGCCTCGGCGAGCGCGGCGTCGACCTGTTCATGGTCGACTCCACCAACGCCGAGGTGCCGGGGTTCGTGGCGCAGGAGCGCGGGATCGGTCCCGTGCTGGACCAGGTGTTCGCCGACTCGACGAAGCGGATCATCGTCGCGTCGTTCGCATCGCACGTGCACCGCGTGCAGCAGGTGCTCGACGCGGCGTACACGCACAACCGGCGGGTGGCGCTGGTCGGCCGCTCGATGGTGCGCAACATGGGCATCGCGGCCGAGCTCGGGTACCTCAAGGTGCCGGACGGCGTGCTGATCGACCTCAAGCAGGTCGACACGCTGCGTGACGACGAGATCGTCCTCATGTGCACCGGCTCGCAGGGCGAGCCGATGGCCGCGCTGTCGCGGATCGCCAACAACGACCACAAGGTCACCGTCGGCCCCGGCGACACCGTGATCATGGCGTCGTCGCTCATCCCCGGGAACGAGAACGCCGTCTTCCGCGTGATCAACGGCCTGACCCGGCTCGGCGCGCGCGTGGTGCACTCCGGGAACGCCAAGGTGCACGTCTCCGGCCACGCCAGCGCCGGTGAGCTCCTGTACTGCTACAACATCCTCAAGCCGCGCAACGTGATGCCCGTGCACGGCGAGATCCGTCACCTGGTGGCCAACGCGGCGCTCGCGGTGCAGACCGGCATCCCCGCCGACCGCGTGGTCCTGGCCGAGGACGGCGTGGTGGTCGACCTGATCGACGGGCGCGCCCGGATCGTCGGCGCCGTGCCCTGCGGGTACGTGTACGTGGACGGGTCGAGCGTCGGGGAGATCACCGAGGTCGAGCTCAAGGACCGCCGGATCCTGGGCGACGAGGGGTTCATCTCGATCTTCGCGGTGGTCAGCTCCGCCGACGGCAAGGTGCTGGCCGGCCCGCAGATCCACGCCCGGGGGTTCGCCGAGCAGGACGCCGTGTTCGACGACATCCTCCCCGAGCTCACCGCGGCCCTCGAGGAGTCCGCCCGCAACGGCAACTCCGACGCGCACGTGCTGCAGCAGGTGATCCGCCGGGTGGTGGGCCGCTGGGTCTCCAACCGGCTGCGTCGTCGCCCGATGATCATCCCGGTGGTCGTCGAGGCCTGAGCGGCCGACGAACGGCCCCGTCCTGCTGCCGCGGGGCGGGGCCGTCGTCGTCGTCGGGGGCGTGCCCGGTGGTCGGCCCTGGCGGGTCGCACCCGTGCGCGTGCAGCTGTGATCCCGGCCCTGTCAGGCCGGGGTCACGCCACGGAACTGCGCGAGCCGCTCGTGCTCGACGTCGACCGCGGACCTGGTGCGGCTCGACCACGGGACCCACTCGTCGAGCTCGAGCCCCAGCCGCCGGCCCTTCGCCCGAGGCCGCCACGTGCCGATGATCTCGCCGCCCGCCAGCACCGCGCCGGGTCGGCCGATGGTGGGCCAGAGCGTCCTGTGCCGGGCGCTGTCGGGAACGACGACGTCGCGGTCTCGGCCCTGCAGGAACAGGTCGTACGGTCCGAGCAGCCGCACGACCGGCCCGCCCGGCGGGTCCGACAGCGCGGTCAGGTCGGCGTCGAGCATGCTCGCGCGGCGCCCCTCGACCGAGACGTCCACCACATCCTGGGGCCAGCGGGCGGTGACGTCCCGGACGGCTGCATCCAGGTAGTCGGCTGCCTGCCGGGGCGTGAGCGGGCCGAGCAGGTGCAGGAGAGCGCGGAGCACGTCGACCCGCCCGTCGTCGGCCGCGGTGGTGCGCCCGAGCATGCCCATCTGCGCCGCGGGCCAGCCGGGGATCCGACGGATCACCGGGGGAGACGTGTCGGGCTCCAGGTCGAGGCCCGCGTGCAACGCGGCCAGCCGGAACGGCATCTCGTACATGTGCGTGGCTCCGCAGGCCGCGCACCAGCGCAGGTAGGGCCCGGGCAGCTCCGCGGTCATCCGGGTGGACAGCGTCCCCTTGTCCAGGGGTGAGTCGACGACCGCACGCATGGTCCTCGACACGGTGGCGAGCGCGTCCAGGACGGCGATTCCGGCATCGGCCAGCGGCCTCGCGGCGCTGAGGACGCGCTTGGCGGCATCAGCCTCCGAGTAGGGGCGCAGCGCCTGCTCGACCTCCGCGAGGTCGGCGCGCCGGTACGCGTGCGGGGCCCCGCGCACCGTCCAGGAGAGCGCGAGCTCGTGCGGCCAGGCGTGCGCGCCGACGGGTACGCCGCGCAGGGCGAGGGCCCAGAGCGCTCCGTCGGGGCCGGTGTCCTGCACGCCGAGATCGAGGATCACCGCGTCGTCCGGGCGCCGGTCCGCCCGCGGGGAGCGGTCGAGCTGCTGGGCGTGCACGCGATAGCGCCGTACCTGGTCCCGGGTGATCGCGGACATGACCCCACCGTGCCAGGTCACACCGACAGGCAACAGGTCAGCCGGCGAGGATCGCCGGCCCGGCCGCGCGCAGCGTCCGGGTGTACCGCCCCTCGGCCCCGTCGGGCAGCACGCCGTCGAGCTCGAGCTCGACCAGGCCGTGCACGAGAGCCCACAGGGCGAGGGCGGGTTCCGCGGCGGCCGGGGCGGGAGCGTCGAGCACCCGCATGACGGCGTCGCGCAGCACCAGGAACGTCGCGCTCGCGGTGGCGGGACCGCGCGTCCCGTCCTGGATGCCGACACCGGGCGTGCCGAACATGACCCGGTAGAAGTTCGGCGCGGCCAGGGCGTTCTCCCGGTAGGCCAGGCCGAGCCCCAGCAGGTCCGCGGCGGGGTCGTCGGTGCGGGGCACGGCGGCGAGGCGCCGGGCGAACCGCGCGAAGGCCTCGTCCCCGACGGCGCGCAGCAGCTCCTCCCGACTGCCGAACAGGGAGTAGACCGCCGACGCGGACGTCCCCGCCCGCGCGGCCAGGTCGCGCACGGTGAGCCCGGTCGAGCCCGTGGTGGCGACGACGGCCGAGGCCTCCTCGAGGAGGCGGGCGGCGAGGGAGTCGTCGTGCACGCGTGGACGGGCCATCCGCCGAGTCTATGACCCTTGACGGGTTTGCAAACGGTGTTCTATAACGAAGTTCTGAATCTCAGGAGGAAACATGCTCGAGCTGACCGAAGCCGCCCGGGTGACCGCCGGCATCGTGGCCCTGTCCGTCGTCGCGATCGAGTCCGGGGGCGCGTTCATGCTCCGCATCGTGACGGGGCGGGAGCAGGTCACGGACTTCCAGCGCCGGTTCTTCCGGGCGGGTCACGCGCACGCGGGGGTGCTCGTGACCCTCGGGCTGGTCTGCCTCCTCCTGGGCGAGGCGACCACCCTGTCCGGATTCTGGCGGTGGCTGGCGCAGACCGGGGTGCTCGTCGCCGCGATCGTCATGCCGGCCGGGTTCTTCTTCTCGGCCATGGGACGAGGCCGGCAGGAGCCGAACCGGGCAGTGGTGCTGCTCGGCGTCGGTGCCGTGCTGCTGGCCGCGGGTGTGACGACGCTGGGAGTGGGCCTGCTCCGGGGGTGAACGCAGCGCCGACACGCGGGCCGCCGGTACGGGATGTGCGTGTCCGCCGACTACTTTGAGGACCATGGCGACTCGCACGTCCACACCACGCACCCGTTCCGGTGCGCCGGCGACGTCGCGCGCGTCCGGTCGGCCCGCCTCACGCCCGCAGGCGCGCAAGCCCGTGCCGCCGCCCAGGCCCGCCCTGCCGATCCGCATCGTCAAGGGCATCTTCATGGGTTCGGCCCACGTCGTCGGCGGCACGGCCCGGCGGGTGGGCAAGGGAGCGCGCGACCTGGACCCCGCGCACCGTCGGGACGGCCTGGCGTTCACGCTGCTCGCGCTCGCGATCGTCATCGCGGCGCGCGAGTGGTGGGACCTGTCCGGTACGGCCGGGACCGTGGTGCACAACGTCGTCGCCGGGACGTTCGGGAAGGTCGGCGTCGCGGTCCCGCTGGTCCTGCTCGGGCTCGC
This window harbors:
- a CDS encoding GNAT family N-acetyltransferase; protein product: MPLFTDNADVSVRPAVPGDEEAIARIQIAAWRASHGEVLGEGALDLLDQAAVQAQWAAAVVTPPGAGFRVLVACDGPTVVGVVSVAPVPAPEDRPFDAPGGAILALEVEPAQQRVGHGSRLLAAAVDTLREDGADQVHTWVLDGDDARAQFLSSAGLGPDDVVRELISGRMPDGSTRTVTEHRWSASI
- a CDS encoding AzlD domain-containing protein, with product MSPAGVWVALLVASAVVFALKLVGHLLPEHWLAEPRVARTAALVTVALLSALVAVQTATSGTDLVVDARLPALVVAGVALAMRAPFIVVVLLAAVTAAVLRALGMP
- a CDS encoding ribonuclease J, which encodes MSHPHPELTLPPALADGALRIVALGGLGEVGRNMAVLEHAGRLLIIDCGVLFPEDHQPGVDLILPDFEYIKDRLDDIEAIILTHGHEDHIGAVPYLLRLRKNIPLVGSKLTLAFIDAKLKEHRIQPVLREVREGQTATFGGFECEFIAVNHSIPDALAVAVHTAAGTVLHTGDFKMDQLPLDGRITDLRAFARLGERGVDLFMVDSTNAEVPGFVAQERGIGPVLDQVFADSTKRIIVASFASHVHRVQQVLDAAYTHNRRVALVGRSMVRNMGIAAELGYLKVPDGVLIDLKQVDTLRDDEIVLMCTGSQGEPMAALSRIANNDHKVTVGPGDTVIMASSLIPGNENAVFRVINGLTRLGARVVHSGNAKVHVSGHASAGELLYCYNILKPRNVMPVHGEIRHLVANAALAVQTGIPADRVVLAEDGVVVDLIDGRARIVGAVPCGYVYVDGSSVGEITEVELKDRRILGDEGFISIFAVVSSADGKVLAGPQIHARGFAEQDAVFDDILPELTAALEESARNGNSDAHVLQQVIRRVVGRWVSNRLRRRPMIIPVVVEA
- the dapA gene encoding 4-hydroxy-tetrahydrodipicolinate synthase; its protein translation is MPRISTPTRPFGSVLTAMVTPMTVDGAVDLAQAVRLATNLVDNGHDGLVLNGTTGEAPTTHAPEKAELVRAVAEAVGDRAWVLAGAGSNDTAHAVRMAEQAAEAGAHGLLVVSPYYSRPSQEGVRRHIESIADATPLPVMLYDVPGRTGVRFAPETVAALAENDRVVAMKDAGGDFYAAAKTIAATGLGWYSGDDTALLALLAHGGAGIVSVVGHVAGPQLAQVVAAFDAGDHDEALRIFRSIIPAIDALNGAGFQTVAAKAALQVLGVLPERSVRLPLVPASDDELALIRDGLRAAGLLELAVGDRI
- a CDS encoding thymidylate synthase, coding for MTDVGVPSPYEDLLRLVLETGTPKADRTGTGTRSVFGHQMRFDLSAGFPLVTTKRVHLRSIVHELLWFLRGESNIAYLHENKVTIWDEWADADGELGPVYGVQWRSWPTPDGGHVDQITELLANLRRDPDSRRHIVSAWNVADIPSMALAPCHAFFQFYVADGRLSCQLYQRSADLFLGVPFNIASYALLTHMVAQQVGLEVGDFVWTGGDCHIYDNHLDQVREQLSRTPYPAPTLELRKADSLFDYTFDDVQVVDYLYHPAIKAPVAV
- a CDS encoding DNA glycosylase AlkZ-like family protein, with product MSAITRDQVRRYRVHAQQLDRSPRADRRPDDAVILDLGVQDTGPDGALWALALRGVPVGAHAWPHELALSWTVRGAPHAYRRADLAEVEQALRPYSEADAAKRVLSAARPLADAGIAVLDALATVSRTMRAVVDSPLDKGTLSTRMTAELPGPYLRWCAACGATHMYEMPFRLAALHAGLDLEPDTSPPVIRRIPGWPAAQMGMLGRTTAADDGRVDVLRALLHLLGPLTPRQAADYLDAAVRDVTARWPQDVVDVSVEGRRASMLDADLTALSDPPGGPVVRLLGPYDLFLQGRDRDVVVPDSARHRTLWPTIGRPGAVLAGGEIIGTWRPRAKGRRLGLELDEWVPWSSRTRSAVDVEHERLAQFRGVTPA
- a CDS encoding NAD-dependent succinate-semialdehyde dehydrogenase, giving the protein MTPPSLPPTVAAHVPTGLLIGGSWRPASTGRTFEVADPATTETLFDVADGGEQDALDALTAADAAFPEWRATAPRVRAELLRAVFETLTARTEDIAALVTAEGGKPLAESRAEVAYGADYVRWYSEQAVRVDGLARRAPSGTNHQLVMRRPVGPALLITPWNFPIAMIARKVAPALAAGCTVVIKPAQLTPLTTAYVAEIIREELEARDLPTGVVNVVPSSSARTISGPLLADPRLRKLSFTGSTEVGAALLKASADNILRTSMELGGNAPFLVFEDADIPAAVQGAVQAKMRNSGQTCVAANRFLVHESVAEEFTAGLTAAFDRLVVGHGAEEDTTVGPLIEASAVDRVEEVVAEAVDAGARVRIGGDRPDRRGYFYAPTVLDRVSQDLRVVTEEIFGPVAPVVTFGSETEAVTMANSTPFGLVAYAYTRDISRVMRLAESVETGMLGVNRGMVSDASAPFGGVKSSGLGREGGEAGLEEYLDSVYVAL
- a CDS encoding AzlC family ABC transporter permease, whose amino-acid sequence is MTRDDEGRAAVRQAVSVSLATGLYGVSFGALAVAAGLSVPQAVALSLLMFSGGSQFAFVGVVGAGGLAGAAIATAGLLGVRNGLYGPQVSPLLDARGWRRLLAAQLTIDESTAVATAHRAPHAARLGFWWTGVGVFVLWNVFTLLGALVGDRMGDPARYGLDAAAAAAFLALVWPRVTGPGSRLPQTVAAGAVVVALALTPVVPAGIPVLLAALVAIVAGAVSRAPGTA
- a CDS encoding dihydrofolate reductase is translated as MSLALVWAQTPTGVIGRDGTLPWHVPEDLAHFRDLTRGHPVLMGRATWESLPPRFRPLPGRDNIVLTRTVGYEAAGAVVAHGIEEALRLVGDRDGWVIGGGEVYRALLPLARRVEVTVVSLDVGGDTRAPELDAGTWRRSGVDPDHGWNVSSAGGTRYRFETYLRV
- a CDS encoding TetR/AcrR family transcriptional regulator, producing MARPRVHDDSLAARLLEEASAVVATTGSTGLTVRDLAARAGTSASAVYSLFGSREELLRAVGDEAFARFARRLAAVPRTDDPAADLLGLGLAYRENALAAPNFYRVMFGTPGVGIQDGTRGPATASATFLVLRDAVMRVLDAPAPAAAEPALALWALVHGLVELELDGVLPDGAEGRYTRTLRAAGPAILAG
- a CDS encoding TIGR00645 family protein — encoded protein: MAAPTTRGNQLGSLIFFSRWLQVPLYLGLIVAQAIYVWQFMLELWHIFHEVFMGHGLSEADIMLAVLGLVDVVMIANLLIMVIVGGYETFVSRIKLDDHPDQPEWLSHVNANVLKTKLAMSIIGISSIHLLKSFIDAEKILSKDTGFDTLLWQTVIHLAFIGSAMALAWIDRISAKHPAKAVVADEQPEPVGVL